From Anaerohalosphaeraceae bacterium, one genomic window encodes:
- the polA gene encoding DNA polymerase I yields MDGHAHIYAAYYAPMRPLTSPSGEPTKAVFVFTTALLSLIEREKPDYLVVAMDSKTPSFRVKLYPEYKAHRPPMPEDMPSQIQRIEQILEAMQIPVVRVEGYEADDVIGTLAAKASQAGVEAYICSKDKDMLQLLDERICTYDIKTGQRYDLKQMLKELGLTPQQFIDVLALQGDTADNIPGVPDVGPKTALQWIQQYGSLENLYAHADEIGGKRGENLRKFKEQVFLSRQLVIIHRQVPIEFDQKAFARKEGDREKLAQVFSELGFTRLLSQMDLKPVPAQTKPKIADSLFPEETGGQSALKQQGRDYILVDTAEELERFVQRLMQQERFSFDTETTSLDAMRAQLVGISFSWCAGQGWYLPVRAPAGQKRLPLEEVRRRLGPILADRSRYKIGQNMKYDMIVLENSGMPVGLQEGRCFDTMVASYVLAADRSSHSLDMMARDYLGLQTTPISSLIGKGKKQISFEQVDTQAACAYSAEDADVTWQLYEYLSARLKAQPALQRLFETIEMPLVEVLMRMEMNGVCLDTEKLSRLSESMARMQQELTERIYELAGGPFNIDSTKQLGEVLFDRLGLQSIRAGKTLRSTDADVLEQLADEHEIIPLILQYRQVEKLRNTYTEKLGQLVNPRTGRVHASFNQTVTATGRLSSSDPNLQNIPVRTELGRQIRAAFVPEKKTDCILSADYSQIELRLLAHFSQDAALREAFAQDLDIHRFVASEIYGVPMEQVTGEMRTKAKAVNFGIIYGQGPFGLARTTGIPQAEAKRFIEEYFRRYGSIRSFMDRVIEQARRNGYAETILHRRRKITGLDSRNPNVRSQAQRLAVNTVIQGSAADLIKAAMIRIHRRIEQEKLPIKMILQIHDELVFELPKSRSQEDACWIAAEMTTAVPLEVPLKVDVSIGDSWLTDDK; encoded by the coding sequence GTGGATGGTCATGCCCATATTTACGCCGCTTATTATGCGCCGATGCGGCCTCTGACCAGCCCTTCCGGTGAACCGACCAAAGCGGTCTTTGTATTTACAACGGCTCTTTTATCGTTGATAGAACGGGAAAAGCCGGACTATCTTGTGGTGGCGATGGATTCCAAGACTCCCAGTTTTCGGGTGAAACTTTATCCGGAATATAAGGCCCATCGTCCTCCGATGCCCGAAGACATGCCCTCCCAGATTCAGCGGATTGAGCAGATTCTGGAAGCAATGCAAATCCCGGTCGTTCGCGTGGAGGGATATGAGGCCGATGATGTCATCGGCACGCTGGCGGCGAAAGCATCACAAGCCGGTGTGGAGGCCTATATCTGTTCCAAAGATAAAGATATGCTTCAGCTGCTGGATGAGCGAATCTGTACGTATGACATCAAGACCGGTCAGCGTTATGACCTCAAACAGATGCTCAAGGAGCTGGGCCTGACGCCGCAGCAGTTTATCGATGTGCTGGCACTGCAGGGGGATACGGCGGACAATATCCCCGGGGTGCCGGATGTGGGGCCCAAGACGGCCCTTCAATGGATTCAGCAGTACGGCTCGCTGGAAAATCTGTACGCTCACGCCGACGAAATCGGGGGCAAACGGGGTGAGAATCTGCGGAAATTTAAGGAACAGGTTTTCCTGAGCCGTCAATTGGTCATCATTCATCGGCAGGTTCCGATTGAGTTTGACCAAAAGGCGTTTGCCAGGAAAGAGGGCGATCGGGAAAAATTGGCTCAGGTCTTTTCGGAACTGGGGTTTACGCGGCTGCTTTCTCAAATGGATTTAAAGCCGGTTCCTGCGCAGACAAAACCGAAGATAGCGGACTCGCTGTTTCCAGAGGAAACAGGGGGACAATCGGCCTTGAAACAGCAGGGGCGGGACTACATTCTTGTGGATACAGCAGAGGAATTGGAACGGTTTGTACAGCGTTTGATGCAGCAGGAGCGGTTTTCATTCGATACGGAAACTACGTCTCTGGATGCGATGCGGGCCCAGCTGGTTGGAATCAGTTTCTCCTGGTGTGCCGGACAGGGGTGGTACCTGCCGGTTCGGGCTCCGGCTGGACAGAAGCGTCTGCCGCTGGAGGAGGTTCGCCGTCGGCTCGGGCCGATTCTGGCGGACAGGAGCCGGTACAAAATCGGCCAGAATATGAAATACGATATGATTGTGCTGGAAAACAGCGGGATGCCGGTTGGACTGCAGGAAGGACGCTGTTTTGACACAATGGTGGCTTCGTATGTCTTGGCGGCGGATCGTTCCAGCCATTCTCTGGATATGATGGCGCGGGATTATCTGGGGCTTCAGACCACGCCGATTTCTTCGCTGATCGGCAAAGGCAAGAAGCAGATTTCCTTTGAGCAGGTAGATACCCAGGCGGCCTGTGCTTATTCGGCGGAGGATGCGGATGTGACCTGGCAGCTGTATGAGTATTTGTCCGCCCGTCTGAAGGCCCAGCCTGCCCTGCAGAGGCTCTTTGAGACGATCGAAATGCCGCTGGTGGAAGTGCTGATGCGGATGGAGATGAACGGGGTTTGTCTGGATACGGAAAAACTGAGCCGGCTGTCGGAGTCGATGGCCCGCATGCAGCAGGAGCTGACGGAACGGATTTATGAGCTGGCCGGCGGACCGTTTAACATTGATTCCACCAAGCAGCTGGGCGAGGTGCTTTTTGACCGTCTGGGACTGCAGAGCATCAGGGCCGGCAAAACCCTGCGAAGTACCGACGCCGATGTCCTTGAGCAGCTGGCCGACGAGCACGAAATTATTCCGCTGATTCTTCAGTACCGCCAAGTGGAGAAACTCCGCAATACCTACACGGAAAAACTGGGTCAGCTGGTCAATCCGAGGACCGGACGAGTGCATGCCTCGTTCAATCAGACGGTCACGGCCACCGGACGGCTCAGCTCGTCGGACCCGAACCTTCAGAATATTCCGGTGCGGACGGAGCTGGGCAGGCAGATTCGGGCGGCGTTTGTTCCGGAAAAGAAGACGGACTGTATTCTCAGCGCGGATTATTCGCAGATTGAACTGCGGCTTTTGGCTCATTTTTCTCAGGATGCCGCCCTGCGGGAGGCCTTTGCTCAGGATTTGGATATTCATCGATTTGTGGCCTCTGAGATTTACGGGGTGCCGATGGAGCAGGTGACCGGTGAGATGCGCACGAAGGCCAAGGCGGTCAATTTCGGGATTATTTACGGACAGGGACCGTTCGGACTGGCCCGCACAACGGGAATCCCGCAGGCGGAGGCCAAACGGTTTATTGAAGAATATTTCCGCCGATACGGGTCTATCCGTTCGTTTATGGACCGGGTGATTGAGCAGGCTAGGCGGAACGGGTATGCGGAAACCATTCTGCATCGCCGCCGCAAGATTACGGGGCTGGACAGCCGCAACCCGAATGTTCGTTCACAGGCCCAGCGGCTGGCGGTTAATACGGTGATTCAGGGGTCGGCGGCGGATTTGATTAAGGCGGCGATGATTCGAATTCATCGGCGCATTGAACAGGAAAAACTGCCGATTAAAATGATTCTGCAGATTCATGATGAACTGGTTTTCGAACTGCCGAAGAGCCGCTCTCAGGAAGATGCCTGCTGGATTGCAGCGGAAATGACCACAGCGGTGCCGCTGGAGGTGCCGCTGAAGGTGGATGTTTCCATCGGAGACAGCTGGCTGACGGATGATAAATAA
- a CDS encoding uroporphyrinogen decarboxylase family protein produces the protein MTHEQWQLLVDVLAGKEKTPLATGFIIDSPWLPGWFGVSTLDYFTSDAVWLEANRRAMETFPETMFLPGFWAEYGMCTEPSAFGAKCTFHRNKLPFADKIIHQTKEIDRLKVPKPEKDGLNPFVLNRLALNRKEIEKLGHQIRFAVSRGPLNIASFLMGTTEFLTALALEPEPVHRLLRIITDYIIRWLGVQKKYFDTIDGVLILDDIVGFLGKADFETFAQPYLKEIYGCLNVTVRFFHNDADGRVCAPYLAELGVNLFNFSFQHSLAEMKDWTGGQVTLLGNIPPRDVLAQGRPEQVRRCVHETLKMLSDRRRVILSCGGGVPDGVSTENLRAFLDACKEAVL, from the coding sequence ATGACACACGAACAATGGCAGCTGCTTGTGGATGTGCTTGCCGGCAAAGAAAAGACACCGCTTGCAACCGGTTTTATCATTGACAGCCCCTGGCTGCCCGGGTGGTTCGGCGTTTCAACGCTGGATTATTTTACCAGTGATGCGGTTTGGCTGGAGGCCAACCGTCGGGCGATGGAGACATTTCCGGAGACAATGTTCCTGCCGGGTTTCTGGGCGGAATACGGGATGTGCACAGAGCCCAGCGCCTTCGGTGCAAAATGTACGTTTCACCGCAATAAGCTGCCGTTTGCGGACAAAATTATTCACCAGACAAAGGAGATTGACCGTCTGAAAGTGCCCAAACCGGAAAAAGACGGCCTGAATCCGTTTGTGCTCAATCGGCTGGCCCTGAACCGCAAAGAGATTGAAAAACTCGGGCATCAGATTCGGTTTGCCGTTTCACGCGGGCCGCTGAACATCGCTTCGTTTCTGATGGGGACGACGGAGTTTTTGACGGCCCTGGCTCTGGAGCCGGAGCCGGTTCATCGTCTGCTGCGAATCATCACAGATTACATCATCCGTTGGCTGGGGGTTCAGAAAAAATATTTCGATACCATCGACGGCGTGCTGATTCTGGATGACATCGTGGGATTTCTGGGCAAGGCGGATTTTGAGACGTTTGCGCAGCCGTATCTGAAGGAGATTTACGGCTGCCTGAATGTGACAGTGCGGTTTTTCCATAACGACGCCGACGGGCGGGTTTGTGCCCCGTATCTGGCGGAGCTGGGGGTGAATCTGTTTAACTTCAGTTTTCAGCATTCGCTGGCTGAAATGAAGGACTGGACCGGCGGACAGGTGACCCTGCTGGGCAATATCCCGCCGCGGGATGTATTGGCTCAGGGCCGTCCGGAGCAGGTTCGCCGATGTGTGCACGAAACGCTGAAAATGCTTTCGGACCGCCGGCGGGTGATTCTGTCCTGCGGCGGAGGGGTGCCCGATGGGGTGTCAACGGAAAATCTGCGTGCATTTCTCGATGCCTGTAAGGAAGCGGTCCTATGA
- a CDS encoding PmoA family protein produces the protein MKPSGKVWAAVCLICLLGACRNGQKEQETAMKSPANVVQDEEAITLLYQNKPVVRYYKALCPVPEGVNPIFRRSGFIHPLWSPSGKVLTRIQPPDHYHHYGIWNPWTMTHLEGREVDFWNLAKGQGTVRFAGLESVLCDSSGGRFQVRQEHVDFTAVPQGRVAIEEIWGIGVFASQAEGRTVWVVDFDSRFWNALNSPIVLDAYRYGGGIGFRATEEWTKDNCTVLTSEGRTRKDADGQRARWCDVNGSFSDGTRAGIVFLSHPENREHPEPMRVWPTDANGGRGDLFVEFCPIRLNSWTLESGRKYRLRYRLIVYDGTLKPETAEQFWQQYANGTETQSSH, from the coding sequence ATGAAACCCTCAGGCAAAGTCTGGGCGGCGGTCTGTCTGATTTGTCTGCTGGGTGCCTGCCGCAACGGCCAGAAAGAACAGGAAACGGCTATGAAATCTCCGGCAAACGTGGTCCAGGATGAGGAGGCAATCACTCTTTTGTATCAGAATAAGCCGGTAGTGCGCTACTATAAAGCGCTTTGTCCGGTTCCGGAGGGAGTGAATCCGATTTTTCGCCGAAGCGGCTTCATTCATCCGCTCTGGTCGCCGTCCGGCAAGGTGCTGACCCGCATTCAGCCGCCGGACCATTATCATCATTACGGAATCTGGAATCCATGGACGATGACGCATCTCGAGGGGCGGGAAGTGGATTTCTGGAATCTGGCCAAGGGACAGGGCACGGTTCGGTTTGCGGGTCTGGAGTCTGTGCTGTGTGATTCGTCCGGCGGGCGTTTCCAGGTGCGTCAGGAACATGTGGATTTTACGGCGGTTCCGCAGGGGCGGGTGGCGATTGAGGAAATTTGGGGAATCGGCGTCTTTGCCTCGCAGGCGGAAGGGCGCACTGTCTGGGTTGTCGATTTTGACAGCCGTTTCTGGAATGCGCTGAACAGTCCGATTGTCCTGGACGCCTACCGCTACGGCGGGGGGATTGGATTTCGGGCGACGGAGGAATGGACCAAAGACAATTGTACAGTGCTGACCTCGGAAGGGCGGACGCGAAAGGATGCCGATGGGCAGCGGGCCCGCTGGTGTGATGTCAATGGTTCGTTTTCTGACGGGACGCGGGCGGGGATTGTCTTTCTGAGCCATCCGGAAAATCGGGAGCATCCGGAGCCGATGCGGGTCTGGCCGACGGATGCCAACGGCGGACGGGGCGATTTGTTTGTGGAGTTCTGCCCGATTCGCCTGAACAGCTGGACGTTGGAGTCCGGACGAAAATATCGTCTGCGTTATCGGCTGATTGTTTATGACGGCACTCTTAAGCCGGAAACAGCGGAGCAGTTTTGGCAGCAATATGCAAATGGAACAGAAACCCAGAGCAGTCACTAA
- a CDS encoding Gfo/Idh/MocA family oxidoreductase, with protein MKRRDFLKGAAAAAVGAAGFPMVLPSVVFGRTKPNDRIQIGQIGFGRIARGHDLPETIQHDFCRVVAVADVDSKRLADGKRWIENYYAKKTGQEKYLDVKTYGDYKQLLADPSIDAVIISTPDHWHAQIAMEAALAGKDIYLQKPASMTIVEGRQMSDVVHRTGRILQIGSQQRSRKPWPHFKRACELVRNGFIGEIQRIQIGLPTDPAGQEEPEMPIPPNLNYDMWLGSTPYVYYTEKRVHPQDSYDRPGWLRCDAYCCGMITGWGSHHVDAAHWGMGTEYTGPIEVEGKAEYPKSGLWDVHGEFDVYAKYTNGVSMHISSRYPNGVRFEGTEGWIFVTRGAERVTASDPTAPDEGPAPLQASDPKILQAEIPANGIHLYESPEQHLDWLQCIQSRRQPVAPVEVGHRSGSACLVAYIAMKLGRKLTWDPVREVFVGDEQANAMRSRPQRKPYGTNYVL; from the coding sequence ATGAAACGAAGAGATTTTCTGAAAGGGGCAGCGGCAGCAGCGGTTGGTGCGGCGGGATTTCCGATGGTGCTTCCATCGGTTGTTTTCGGACGGACGAAACCCAATGACCGGATTCAAATCGGGCAGATTGGATTCGGGCGAATCGCCCGCGGACACGACCTTCCGGAAACCATTCAGCATGATTTTTGCCGCGTGGTGGCTGTGGCGGATGTGGACAGCAAACGGCTGGCTGACGGCAAACGCTGGATAGAGAATTATTACGCCAAAAAGACAGGCCAGGAAAAGTATCTGGACGTCAAGACGTACGGCGATTATAAGCAGCTGCTGGCGGACCCGAGCATTGATGCGGTGATTATTTCTACGCCGGACCACTGGCACGCCCAGATTGCAATGGAAGCGGCCCTGGCTGGCAAAGACATCTATCTGCAGAAACCCGCCTCGATGACGATTGTCGAAGGCCGTCAGATGAGTGATGTGGTGCATCGGACCGGTCGAATTCTGCAAATCGGAAGCCAGCAGCGTTCCCGGAAGCCCTGGCCGCATTTTAAGCGGGCCTGCGAGCTGGTCCGAAACGGCTTTATCGGAGAGATTCAGCGGATTCAAATCGGCCTGCCGACCGACCCGGCCGGACAGGAAGAGCCGGAAATGCCGATTCCCCCCAATCTGAATTACGATATGTGGCTCGGCTCAACGCCCTATGTGTATTATACGGAAAAGCGGGTTCATCCGCAGGACAGTTATGACCGTCCCGGATGGCTTCGCTGCGACGCCTACTGCTGCGGGATGATTACCGGCTGGGGCTCGCATCACGTTGACGCGGCTCACTGGGGGATGGGCACGGAATACACCGGCCCCATTGAGGTGGAAGGAAAGGCGGAGTATCCGAAATCCGGTCTGTGGGATGTACACGGTGAATTTGATGTCTATGCCAAATATACCAACGGCGTCTCGATGCATATCAGCAGCCGCTATCCGAACGGGGTTCGTTTTGAGGGCACGGAAGGGTGGATTTTCGTGACGCGCGGCGCCGAACGAGTAACCGCCAGTGACCCGACGGCGCCGGATGAGGGCCCCGCTCCTTTGCAGGCATCTGACCCGAAGATTCTTCAGGCGGAAATCCCCGCCAACGGGATTCATCTCTATGAAAGCCCGGAACAGCATCTGGACTGGCTGCAGTGCATCCAGAGCCGCCGGCAGCCGGTGGCTCCGGTGGAAGTAGGACACCGCTCCGGCAGCGCTTGTCTGGTTGCTTATATTGCGATGAAGCTGGGACGCAAACTCACGTGGGACCCCGTTCGGGAGGTTTTCGTCGGGGATGAGCAGGCCAATGCGATGCGTTCGCGGCCTCAGCGGAAGCCCTACGGCACCAATTATGTTCTGTAA
- a CDS encoding putative oxidoreductase C-terminal domain-containing protein produces MSRQGWLALSAGAILAGLTAGCLMKQAVSEKQMEPSVRLLVLDPGHFHAALVQKTMYEQISPEVSVYAPDGPELDDYLASIEAFNTRPENPTAWLQRVYKGPDYLERMLSEKKGNVVVISGKNSLKTDYIYQSVRAGLNVLADKPMVIAPEKFPLLVESFRTAEKNGVLLYDIMTERFEITTILQKELASIPAVFGHLQRGSLEEPAVVKESVHHFSKYVAGRPLRRPAWFFDSAQRGEDLADVSTHLVDLIQWECFPEEPMDYRRDIQMLRARRWTTSMTVEQFREVTGLEDWPEYLKPYVKDNVLYVKANGQMDYALRGIHARVCVRWEYRAPEGAGDMHYSILQGSRCNLVIRQGPQETYKPTLYVESVEGKLSPKHLETAVLRTLQKKYPGIGLERVDERRWKILIPDSYYVGHEAHFAQVMQNFLRYLREGRLPDWEVPNMLAKYYTTMEAVKAADRQEN; encoded by the coding sequence ATGAGCAGACAAGGTTGGCTGGCTTTGTCGGCTGGAGCGATTTTGGCGGGGCTGACGGCCGGGTGTCTGATGAAACAGGCGGTTTCTGAAAAACAGATGGAACCCTCCGTGCGGCTGCTGGTGCTGGACCCCGGGCATTTTCACGCCGCTCTGGTTCAGAAGACGATGTATGAGCAAATCAGCCCGGAGGTTTCTGTCTATGCGCCGGATGGTCCGGAACTGGATGACTATCTGGCTTCGATAGAGGCGTTCAATACCCGGCCGGAGAATCCCACCGCCTGGCTTCAGCGTGTCTATAAGGGGCCGGATTATCTGGAGCGGATGCTCTCGGAAAAGAAGGGCAATGTCGTTGTGATTTCCGGGAAGAACTCCCTGAAAACCGACTACATTTATCAATCGGTCCGGGCGGGTCTGAATGTTCTGGCCGACAAGCCGATGGTGATTGCGCCGGAGAAGTTTCCGCTTCTGGTTGAGTCATTTCGAACCGCCGAGAAAAACGGCGTGCTTTTGTACGATATTATGACGGAGCGGTTTGAAATTACGACGATTCTTCAGAAGGAACTGGCGTCGATTCCGGCAGTCTTCGGGCATCTGCAGCGGGGATCTCTTGAAGAGCCGGCGGTGGTCAAGGAAAGCGTTCATCACTTTTCCAAATATGTGGCGGGCCGCCCGCTGCGAAGACCGGCGTGGTTCTTTGACTCTGCTCAGCGCGGGGAGGATTTGGCGGATGTTTCGACGCATCTGGTTGATTTGATTCAGTGGGAGTGTTTCCCGGAAGAGCCGATGGATTACCGGCGGGATATTCAGATGCTTCGGGCCCGACGATGGACGACATCGATGACCGTTGAACAATTTCGAGAGGTGACCGGGCTGGAGGACTGGCCGGAGTATCTGAAGCCCTATGTCAAAGACAATGTGCTCTATGTGAAAGCCAACGGGCAGATGGATTACGCCCTGCGGGGGATTCATGCTCGGGTTTGTGTTCGGTGGGAGTATCGGGCGCCGGAAGGGGCGGGGGACATGCATTATTCCATTCTGCAGGGCAGCCGATGCAATTTGGTGATTCGTCAGGGGCCGCAGGAAACGTATAAACCGACGCTGTATGTGGAGTCGGTCGAGGGAAAGCTTTCGCCGAAGCATTTGGAGACGGCGGTGCTTCGAACCCTTCAGAAAAAGTATCCGGGAATCGGGCTGGAGCGAGTTGATGAGCGCAGATGGAAGATTTTGATTCCTGATTCGTATTATGTTGGGCATGAGGCACATTTTGCGCAGGTGATGCAGAACTTTCTGCGTTATCTGAGAGAGGGGCGTCTACCGGACTGGGAGGTGCCGAATATGCTGGCCAAGTATTATACAACGATGGAGGCCGTCAAAGCCGCTGACCGGCAGGAAAATTAG
- a CDS encoding prepilin-type N-terminal cleavage/methylation domain-containing protein: MKAKKGFTLVEILIVVVILGILAAIVIPQFSQASTEAKLNSCRSSLQSLRSQIELYKIQHNDNPPALADFAAQMTTYSDANGNTNATKDVANGFIYGPYMQRVPKNPWNDSDTLAAADAAGVGWVYDEGTGAIYVGVADAPAAVATELQNNGDAL, from the coding sequence ATGAAAGCGAAAAAAGGGTTTACACTGGTTGAAATTCTGATTGTGGTTGTGATTTTGGGTATCTTAGCGGCGATTGTGATACCCCAGTTCAGCCAGGCCAGCACGGAGGCCAAACTGAACAGCTGCCGCTCTTCGCTGCAGAGCTTACGGTCGCAGATTGAACTGTACAAGATTCAGCACAATGACAATCCTCCTGCGCTGGCTGACTTTGCTGCCCAGATGACAACGTATTCGGATGCCAACGGAAATACCAATGCGACGAAAGATGTTGCCAATGGATTTATTTACGGCCCCTATATGCAACGGGTTCCTAAGAATCCTTGGAACGATTCAGATACGTTAGCGGCTGCAGATGCTGCGGGTGTCGGCTGGGTCTATGATGAGGGCACTGGTGCGATCTATGTGGGTGTAGCCGATGCTCCTGCTGCGGTGGCCACAGAACTTCAGAACAATGGGGATGCTCTCTAA